gtgataccaccgaaactggctcgcggccgcccgttcccgggaactagggatcgggggctgtgacagtaGTCGTTGGTTAGCGCgaacgagtttaaatcctgttGCGTCGGATCTACCGGGACAGTATTCTCGTAAGATGCATTCTCATCATACTCACAAATCGCACGACCTTCATCTTCAATAATCATGTTATGGAGCAAAATGCAAGCGTACATACAAAGGCGCAACCTCTTCGGGGTGAACGCACGTGCCAGTTGTTGAATGATGGcccattttttttgtaaaacaccAAAACAACGTTCTATGTCTTTTCTTGACGCTTGGcgaattttttccttttttcgtCCTCGGGAAATGGAATAGTATTGACAATTGTAGACCAAGACGGATATATTCTGTCAGCAAGATAGTACCCGCGTCTATACTCAACCCCAGAAACTGTAAAACGGGTGTCCGGACCGGTTCCATTAACGACATCGCTAAAGATCGCCGATTGGTATAGCACGTTGAGGTCGTTGAGTAAACCAGGGAGACCAAAGAAAGAATGCCAGATCCACAAATCTTGTGACGCCACAGCCTCAAGTATTAAGATTGGATGGTCGTGATCACCTCGCGTGTATTGGCCTCGCCACGCAGTCGGATCGGTTAttcatttttagtgtttttcttttTTGGTTATTCATTTTCGATATCAAACCGCTACCGTACCGAATTTATTATAGGTATATTTCGATACAAAATCGAATTCATCCCTAGTTTTAGTTGTGTTTTAGGTAATATATAACTATGTTTTTTTATacaaattggattttaataattaaaaCTATAGCGTATTGATGATTGATAAACAAAATTTATATGGGCAATTAATCATTGGCACTTTTAACATTTACTCTGATGATCTCACTTGGATAAGAATCGTTGATTTACACTCATTTTCGCTCATGGATGGTTATGAGTTAACTGGCGAAACATACGTTTCTTGTGAGCGAAGAAATCAGTATATGATAATTATGCGAGTAAGATTGTCTTTGATGAAAAAAAACAAGAGTTTCACTAGGTAAATTGCCAATACATCAAGAATTGAAGCGACGGTTTCAAGATAGACCATGTTATCATAATCAAAGAGGAAAATCATGAATTTACCAATATCttcttttactttatataatattatatatatatattatgttatgttatatgctaTACAGTATTCGATAATATTATGTCACGAAAATAGGTTCATAATACAACACCCCAAAATTCATGAGCAATAGAAGAGCTCAGTTATGTTATCCTATTTTTGTCTCCGCttctttgtgtatatatatgttgtaCAGTGTAATCCTAGAATGCTTATGTGACAAAAAAACAAACATATCTCAACTCCGTAAAAAAGGTTTGTACGGTCATAACTACTACAGTAAAAAATAGAAAAACTAAAAGAACACACATTGATCTAATTACATCACTTAAGAAATGATTTGACAGAGTGGTCTTCAAGCTTTGCCATCTTCAAGACTTCCTTCTgcacaattacaattgcaataaAGAAAATGGTCAAACGGGTTCAAAGCAGGCTCAAGTGTACTCAAATGCGTGTGTCTCGTCGACCAATTATATACATGTCAAAAGCAATAAACAATACACTTTACCTGGATTATAGCAGTTATGCTTCCAGGACCCTCCTAATATAAAAATCAATAAATCATTTTTTCATGAGCAAGAAAACAAAGCCTACACGCGTCATATATAAGTTTGTATTTCAATGAGGGTTATAATATTACAAACCTCAAATTGTTTCTCCTCCCATGTTACCTCCTTCCAGGTCTTAGAACTCAGTGAGTTCCACGAACTCGGAACTCGAATTGTTTCCACATGCTGCAAAAGCCTTAAGCTGTCTGTAAAAAGATACAATTCTTTACTATGTGTAATAATAATCAACACAAAAAGTAGTTACTAACTGCATGCTAGTTCAACCTGTTTAGATATAGATGAGTCGATTCggattatttttatttctaacGGATTTAATAAAAAAACAGCTAAAAAGGCAACAAGTTGTAGGTTGAAGAGAATAAACTTTCCATAAGCCACCCTAAGTGTATTTTCAAggcaaacccccccccccccccccctagttTTTTATACAAAAAGTTGAATTATATATTTGTGTTCATATGCTACTTACCAATGATTTATAAAAATAGAGAAAAAGATTCGAACCAAAATTGCTCGTTTTGACCCAAGCGTATGTTGACCCGTTACCTAGCCCGTCAAAACAGCGCATTTAGCCATACCTGTAATGCTACTCTTTAAGTGAATCTTTTAAACTCAACAACATATCTACCTTTCTGCACATTTTGGGTTTTTTTTGAATCAACAATTGTgtttcataacttttttttacccttttatttctttttatttttccgCAATAATGTTATCACATCTATATCCTTCAACGTCTTACTTTTGCCAATGTTTTGCAAAACGATTGCTATATGTTATCCCACTTCACAATAGAACCTTTGGAGTAAAGAGCGTACTCGTAATAAACGCTTCTTCCCACAAGTGACGTTTGGACCACGATGGGGCAACTTCTCGTATTGGGATTCCAATTTTCAAACATACCCTGTAAAACAAAAGTGGCATTCACATGGCCCCTAAACTAAGTTAATTTGCAAATATAGAATGCCAAGTTGTAAAAATAGAAAAAGGAAAGTACACGTATAGTCCTTgtggtttttcaaaattttggatttggtccctagttttccaaaagtacacggatggtccctgtggtttgcactttgttacgcatttagtccccagccaacaaatctaaaggtttcaggaggtccaagttagagactaaatgcgttataaagtgcaaaccacagggaccatccatgtacttttggcaaaagtgggagactaaatgtgttacaaagtgcaaaccaacGGGACCATACGTGTACTTTtaaaaagctagggaccaaatccaaaattttggaaaaACCAGAGGGACTATCTGTGTACTTTACTCAAATAGAAATTTGTCAATTGAATTATACATAACTTACTCAATGACCACTTCCCGCACTACTCCTGGAAGAACACCATCACTTATCGGAGCTGTTTGTAATTCAAGAGAATAGCCATATTTGTTTTTTCGTAATTCATTTTCTGCATATTCACTGTCTTCTTCTATATCATCCTGCATGACAAAAAGAAAGATAAGCTGGATGATATATCTAATCAAAGTTAAACAAAATAACAATGACTGAAGTCTAAGATGCAACTTACAGTTAGCATTGTATTCTTTGTGATCTCTTAAACAATTAAAGAACAGCCCAAGCATATGGTTTTACACTTTTACCACTGTATCGGTTTTACATTTTGTTGCACTAACTTTAAATTAAGTTGAAGATTGAGTAAGCAAAAGAGCTTGGTCAAAATAAGTACTTGTGGCACGGGTTGACCAAATGACATTTGTCCAAACTTTTTAGAAAGTTACAAATAACTTGTGTGTCAgatttacacacacacacaaaaaaaaggcaaattggatttaaataatcccaactttctcaatttggccgataataatcccaactccgttattggccgataataatccgaactggtccacttttggccgataatagtccgccgttaaaaatagcttaacggagttaagcttttttttccgaattacaaactaatgttttatggattttgatcagaacgaggatacgagtcgatttatgtaaaacttacctcgaaacgatgcttcaaacggcttgatttttgttaatgggaagtttaaacacccgaattgaagcaccgttttcgtcgtttggggcagtatttcgaggtaaattttacatcaatcaactcgtatcctcgttctaatcaaaagccctaaaacatcagcttgtaattcgaaaaaaaaacttaactccttTAAGCTATATTTAACGCaaactattatcggccaaaagtggaccagttcggattattatcggccaagaacagagttgggattattatcggccaaattgagaaagGTGGGATTATTTAAAATCCAATTTGCCCAAAAAAATCAGTTCTATAAAATAGAGAGATATATAGCTTTGTTATTTCAGTGATAAACTGATATTTTAGATAAAATGATCTAGGAGGTACTATTAAGCATTCAAAAGCAAACACTTTGGGCGACTTTTGTCCCGTTCAACCCATTTccttttttagtattttttttgtttttatctgTTTGACGCGTTGGATATAGAACATTTTGTTTTCTTTCAAGTATTAAAAGGCATTTCAACAATTCCAGTGCAAGATTGTCCCACTGTACCAGTTACATTTTGTTGCACTAATTTAAACCtaaacaaaaaagaaagcaagTAGGCAAAAGGGTTCAAGTCAAAAGAGGCACTTGTGGTGCAGGTTTGGTTGGGTCAACCGTAACACAATTTCATCCAAACTCTTTAGAGCAAACAAATAATTAGGGTGTCAAATACTATCTGCCAATCAAAAAGAGACGTAAGTAACTGTtacattattttaatataataatctatttttttaataaaatgatttagaaGGTACAAACCACTTTCTTTGTagctaatttttttattttcccTTATAATTTGTTAAGAATAAATAATAACCTGAATCGACTCATTTACTTAGAAAGACTGAAATTGCCAGCTTTAACAGCATACCTTACGAGAAAGAACAAAAAAATTTGTCAAACAACCCTCAAGAATCTGATCTCCATCATTTGATAGCAAGAGCTCGGTAGCTGATGGAGGCCTCAATTTCTCCAAAGGTTTCCTAATCCTGCTTAATAATCATATTTTCAGATCTTTCACGTCCTAGAAAGTAACACATTAATTTTGCATGAATCTTGGTGACAATTTCGACCCATTTATTATGAGTGGGTCAATTTCGGGTCAAATGGGCTGCAAATCGCGGAAGTTGTACTTGACAGTTTTTTActtattaaaaaaaacttaagaTGTTGAACCAAAACCGTAGTAAGACACCCGACCCAATAGGTTCGTTCAAAAATTCATCATTTGACTGGAACCCATTTTGACATGTTACCAAGcccattttgacccattcatagttgtcaatagcgatcgCTACGAtcgctatagcgaatagcgtgGTGTAGAGGTCCATGCTCGCTATGGTCTGTAGTGCTAgatagcaattaaatatagctataaaactgctggattttaggtttttgttaaatatacatgtaaaatagcgcGTATAATGTAAAATAGCGcgtatataccagggtattttaaTATAATATACATTGATTTACTAAAAAGATAAGATATTGGACAAAAAGTGTTTCACGTCAAGAGAAAAATCTCACATGTTCaccgaacccattttgacccgttacccaactgCTCATTTAGCCGCATTAACTTACTAGTTACATTGTACTTGCCTCACCCAATCCGAATACTTCGCATTTGCAATATCCCTAGCGCGGCCCACAACAGCCAGATGAGCACCATTTGTCCGGACCCCAAATACAATAGGATCATATAAACTAACATGTAGATGCATATCAAAAACCCTATTAATATCTTCTTCATCTACCCTCTTATCGGGAATCAAATTCTCCAAATTTCCCGTGACGAGAGCAGTGAATGCTAATTCTGTTTCACCTTTTCTCTCTTTCAGTGCATAGGGTATTGCTTTTGTCATTGAATCATTAACAAAAGACGGAATCATTGATTCCCATTCTATAGACTTCATTTGTTGCAGGTATGCTGATGTTGAACTGATTTCTGGCTGGAATAGAAGTTTCGGGCATGATTCGAAAAGAATCTTTGCAGAATTAGCAAGCCTTTGCAAATGCCTTTCATAGAACACCAATTCTAAACAGCTGTTTTGAGTTCTAAAGGTTGTGTAAGCACCTGACATGTGCACAATTCAGTCATTAGTGATAGAAGTTTCACCTCGTGTATTTATCAGTTTGTCAATTTGGGTTGTGttttatctcaaacgggtcatcatcatcatactcagtaaatcccaccaataagctgaggtagggtctgaggagggtaagatgtagacagccttacctctaccccgtaggaatagagaggctgcttccagtgagacccccggctcgatggtagttttgcatcaaaccttggacataaggcacataacactcggcaattaagacaaaggccaattagtgcatgtacccccttgtctttcggctatcaacgccaccacatgatgcatgatcaaccatccccctcttttaacattattttcacgcaATTactaaaataacgttaaaattagtgcactttcacttttgccccccgagtacccacacatatatacattatatgcgcataccgcaagcggggcgtatTTATCTCAAACgggtaagaaaaaaaaaagaaaaaaacttagGAAGGAGAATGGGTCAAGCATATTTTTAATGCGTATCTCAGATCATTCTATTCAAGGACTTAGATCTTTCCCATATCATTTTAACAAAAAATAAAGAGTATTTTCGTAATCACTAATGCATTCAATATTCATGAAGAATTAAAAGtaaaatcattatgggaaaactCATCTGGTACTGCTTGACCCTTACTTCAAGACAAACCGTTTTTATGGTTGTTCAAAAACCTCACAACTTGCTCAAAGCCCGCTCGAATTTGACTCATTCGAAATGCAGCCCAAATTTTAAATAAACTATAGCTTTGCTACTTCTTACTCTCCCCGGACGATACCAAACACCAATAGCTTTGTTATTGGTGGGATTTTACACGGTATgttcgttgttgttgttgtatgtATAAACTATAACCCAAAAGTATACTGTATAACACAAATTTTAATCTATATAAATTACAAATTCTTTAATTTACGAAGTCTGCATTATGcgtatgtatacatatatattttgttttatatGTATCAATATGTGTAAACATATACGATtaattttgataacaaaaataaaaGAGTTGGGTCGTTTCAGCTCGTTAAGATAAatgagctggctcggctcggtttgtaaacgagccaggcCTGGCTCAGCTAGTTGACAGCCCGGCCAGTCTAACCTAAACCCGTTTTGAGCGGAACCACTCATTATGCCCCTTGTAGTTTAGCTACTAAACATATGTGTGCAAGTACGAGTTGACATATGAGGGGTGACACTGTATTTAAAAAAACGATACCATATATTTGTATTAGGATCTGTAACGTGTTTGGGTAATAACCCCATTATGATTGATTCCGATTATTTTAGGGTGACATTTGGCCAATAACTGATTGCAAAGAATGAATGAGCAAATTATAGAATAATGAAAATAATGGAGAGGATGAACAAGGAAGGAAGGAAGGAAGGAAGGAAGGGAGCAAACCAGGGTATGATTGAAGCAAGGTTGTGACCGGAGAAGGGGGGGCGGTAGGTGAGACGACACCGTTTACGAAGAGCAGCATCTGCAACAAACAAACAATGAAATGAGAATGGAAACTAACTATATTGATTGAAGAGCACTATCTCATTCTCCAAAACCCCAAAACCCATCCAACTTTTTTGCCaatggaagaagaagaacaagaagTTAAGAAAAGGGTTTTCTCCGCCTGTTTGGGGCTGCTTTTTTGtaaacatcaaaataaaataaaataaaataaaataaagagtaaactgccattttggtatCTACGGTTTTGTGTAGGGGCATTTCTGTCTAATTGattttcatttaacatattaataattaataaactaaataaaatatatttaattccTTTAAATAATCTTATTTAAGACAAAGATCATAATCTTCCGCATTTACAGATGTCGCCGGTGGCCGTATGTTCGCTCCCACGAGGATCTGGCGCCGCTGGCATAGAAAGATTAACGTTAACCAGAAACGATATGCCGTCATTTCGGCGATCGCTGCGTCTGCGGTTTCGTCGCTTGTGATGGCGCGTGGCCACCGGATTGAGACGATGCCGGAGTTACCACTAGTTGTTAGTGACTCAGCTGAAGGTGTGGAGAAAACGCATGCTGCAAAGGTTTTGAAACAGATCGGTGCGTATTCGGATGCTGAAAAGGCGAAGGATTCGGTTGGGATTAGGCCTGGAAAGGGGAAGATGAGGAACAGAAGGTATATTAACCGAAAAGGACCGTTGATTGTGTACGGAACTGAGGGTGCTAAGTTAGTGAAAGCGTTTAGGAACATACCTGATGTGGAGATTGCTAATGTGGAGAGGTTGAATTTGTTGAAATTGGCTCCTGGTGGACATTCAAGTAGGTTTATGATTTGGACGAAATCGGCTTTTGAGAAGTTGGATTCGATTTACGGTTCAGTTGATAAGGTGAGTGAGAAGAAGAGGGGGTATGTGTTGCCCAGGGCGAAGATGGAGAATGTCGATTTGGCGAGGATTATTAATTCGGATGAGGCGCAGTCGGTTGTGAAGCCGATTAAAAAGGAGGTTAAGAGGGTGACGATGAAGAAGAATCCTTTGAAGAATTTGAATACTATGCTGAGGTTGAACCCGTGTGCCAAGACTGCTAAGAGGATGGCTGTGCTTGCTGAGGATCAGAGGAAGAAGGCTAAGAAGGAGAAGCTTGACAACAAGAGGCAGCCCATTTCTAAGGTATATTTCATTCAATTTCGATTCGTTTTTTAGTAAGAGTATTTAAAGGAATTAAATAAAGGTATTTAATagaattaaatatattttatttagtttattaattattaatatgttaaatgaaaatCAGTTGGACAAAAATGCCcctgcacaaaagacaaaataAACAGGCTGTAACAGTAAAAAAagggggtttttgaattttggactaaaatggcaataaaagtgaaaccacagggacccagatttaaaaagtttgagatttggactaaaatgacaaaagtgtccaaaccacagggaccaaaatggcagtttactctaaaataaataagggttattagattttattaCCCCGTTATTGGTCGTTGTCACCCTCAACTTAACACTTAGGGGTTGTTTATTTATCTCTTAACGGtgttcttaatggttcagacctcttattggttcagcacttaatgattcagactgtttgtttcacgagcagatgtctgaatggttcagacatttgcctctgaatggttaagcattatacatagtctgaatggttaagacctctaatctgaattggtcagacatttgcctctgaacggttaagcattatacaggctcttaatggttcagacctcttactggttcaacacttaatggttcagacatcttactggttcagcacttaactattcagatgttgccaaacagcctctTAGACTATCTCCAATGCTACGGGTGCCCTTAAGCATCCTTAGAGTATCTCCAATGGGAGATCCATAATTCCATCCAAGATGACTTGAAATAAATCCTTGTTTAAGGGCCCATTGGAAAACACTTGATTTTGGTATatccaaaagaaaaacatttctGCAAGGGCTTCATTTGTTTTGGTTAGTGTgctaatttctttattttatacttttTCTTTGGAGCATTTATTCAAGAAgaattaaattattttatttacttcTCACATAAAGGCATACATTTATTTACCATTAAGAGTTTACTAACCTTTAAAACTTAAACTTCTAAAATAAGAGAATTTGTTGAACGGATTTCATATTCAATGACCATTAATTCAtgtatttatgtttttatttagtttttatttttgatATTACTTATAttaactaggtttaaagaagttcgccgcgttgcggcgaatttcttttgttatttagtatgtgtttacatgtgttttgaaatcactaccagcgtgttgcgaacggaactgctgacaagaacaaaaagaaaatgtaaaaaaaacactaaaagataaccgaaagaaaatcaacaaaaaagttgtatggtaacgatgttgttcgtatgaaacacGTGGTCAGAGATGATCAAATTGTTTTGGGTACCAGTACCAAATTTgctgaaccgaaagatcttaagtaccaattcggtaccgacttttggcgttcttggtaccggttcactaccgttttttaccttcctAAACTGATACTGTAACCGGTATTTTTGGTATCAGTACTGTTTCTGTATTGGccatgaaactaaaaaaagaaaaaactaaaagttgaagaaaatcaacaaaaaaaagttgtacgataccgttgttcgtacggtaaccgtgatcagggatgagcaaatggtaccgggcagcagcactgaatttcccgaaccaaaagattttcaatatcaattcggcaccaactttggcgttttctgtattagtgtcgttttttaccttcatgtactgataccgaacaggaccgtaccATTATTTTTgataccagtactggttcgataccggttgacagCAAGTTTATCCCAACCCCTGGtattaaaaaaatgattaaagttaaaagataaagaaaataactattagagtaaagtcctttttgagtccctgtggtttgtgtaTTTTATTCATTTGAATCCAAAAACCAAACTTGTCTTGATTTGAGTCCCCGTGCTTTctaattttaaccatttgagtccctgtggtgtctaattttaaccatttgaatccaaaaaccAAATGTTTCTAATTTAAATGTTGTTTACattttggattcaaatggttaaaattagAAACTACAGGGACTCAAATCAAGAAAAGTTTGGTTTTTGAattcaaatggttaaaatacacaaaccacagggactcaaaaagaaCTTTACtctaactattattataatatgaaaataataaaagtattaaaaaaaccatatattattataatattaaaattactattcattgcaattcgtttagtaatatatagtaataatatatagtaataataatatagtaatatatagtaataataattatctaatcatttaattaattaaatccaTTTCAATAATCTAAGTAAgtaaatttaaagaaaaaatggATGATGATGTAGAAAATGTAAGGATATGTAAAGATatatctataatatatatatatatatatatatatatatatatatatatatatatatataggggaccgctaaaatgaaaaccacctccagttgtaagaaccatgagaattttttgatccggggcgagttggacgaaattttttttcataaacgtaaaTGCGTGTATTataacacatttgtaaaaaaaattcaaaaaaaatgtcgtgtgtgtagttttgagcaccacaagtttgtgtttacgggtaccgtaaattaaatttacggtacccgtaaacacaaacttgttgtgctcaaaactacacagaacacatttttttttgaatttttttttacaaatgtgtttataatacacgcatatacgtttatgaaaaaaaaatttggtccaactcgccccgtacggtgtagttctcatggttcttacaactggatgtggttttcattttagcggtcccctacccctatatatatatgtgtgtgtgtgttttcttaAATAttgtttactttttattttaaatttcatATTTATTTACGTATATTGATTGTATAATCATTTAATTATAATACATTTACATTTTAATAATTTAGATAATtaagtttaaataaaaaatagGTAATGATGTGGAAAATGTAAGGATATGTAAGGATATTTATATAGTTggaaataaaattatggtttttaaggatttttaaggATTTGTAAGAATATGATGTGGCAGCTGACTAGGCAGCTAAGGGCGCCTAAGGGCACCCTTAGAATTGGAGATAGTCTTAACTGCGACATCATATCCTTACAAATCCCTAAAAACCTTCATTTCATCTCCAACCCTACAAATATCCTTACTCTTCTAAATTTCCACCTCATCACCTACTCACTACACACAATACTTAAATAAAAGTTGTTCTTTTTTTTAGTCTAGGTCCACCTTATCACCAAAACCAATACAAACATGCATCCATAATTAAAGGGCTCCATTGTTAAGGGTTTCAAAGGGCATCATTGCTCCAATGGTAAGGGCTTTTAAGGACAAGGGTGTTAAGGATGCATTGGAGATAGACTTAATGTGTTCTGGTGTCACGTCGTTAACCAAACACTAACTCAGTTAGGTTTTTTATCCGTGGCCAATTCTTGATGACTTGGCGccaatgtgtgtatatatttttatatataaagatTTCATTTCCACAGTCTTCTCTTTCGTTTTTACCCGGTGACTCGGAGTCCTCGTTCTAATCGATTTCGAGTTGTTCTTTTTGTATTAATCCCTTATCTCCGTCACTATCTCCTTAAAGTTAAGATTTTATCCTGTAATTTGCTGAACTCGATGTTAATCTGCTAACCCCTCCTCCACCTAAAAAATATAACTGTGTATATATACTCGACCTCCGACCCCACCCTAATTAAAAAAAGAATCATTTTCATTATCTCTGACACCACCTCTGCAAGACGCTAGAAAAGCAAGCTCCGACCAAACTTTCATGTTCTAGAGATATACCCCTTCAAATTCTTGATACCATCTTACACACATTCTAAGCTTTTTAATATAATCTATCATCATGTCACTTTTTTTCCTAAAAATCACCCTTCAAAATAAAATCAGATAAAAATTTTAGAAACCCACCTTAAGATTGAACTTATCTTTGGTTCAGATCTTGGTATTCATGAGTGCATCAACTTCTTCTCTGGTAAACGCCATCTCGCCATAATCCGACCCGACAATGCTACCGGGTCAAGTCCGCAGACCCGGATCTTGACCGCCATTAACAACCGAAAAGGTTTGGCGATATCTGTAAGAAcaccgtgtattgtacgggttaaatagatgtaattttatataccaaatattaaaaagttattctttaaaaatcatgtgtattacactggttgaataaatgtaattttgtatactaaataataaaaaaattacattttttaaaAACTCTATATATTATACCGGTTGAATAAATATAGTAATGTAAATATC
This is a stretch of genomic DNA from Helianthus annuus cultivar XRQ/B chromosome 16, HanXRQr2.0-SUNRISE, whole genome shotgun sequence. It encodes these proteins:
- the LOC110916055 gene encoding uncharacterized protein LOC110916055 isoform X1 encodes the protein MLLFVNGVVSPTAPPSPVTTLLQSYPGAYTTFRTQNSCLELVFYERHLQRLANSAKILFESCPKLLFQPEISSTSAYLQQMKSIEWESMIPSFVNDSMTKAIPYALKERKGETELAFTALVTGNLENLIPDKRVDEEDINRVFDMHLHVSLYDPIVFGVRTNGAHLAVVGRARDIANAKYSDWVRIRKPLEKLRPPSATELLLSNDGDQILEGCLTNFFVLSRKDDIEEDSEYAENELRKNKYGYSLELQTAPISDGVLPGVVREVVIEVCLKIGIPIREVAPSWSKRHLWEEAFITNSLRLLQHVETIRVPSSWNSLSSKTWKEVTWEEKQFEEGPGSITAIIQKEVLKMAKLEDHSVKSFLK
- the LOC110916055 gene encoding uncharacterized protein LOC110916055 isoform X3 — its product is MLLFVNGVVSPTAPPSPVTTLLQSYPGAYTTFRTQNSCLELVFYERHLQRLANSAKILFESCPKLLFQPEISSTSAYLQQMKSIEWESMIPSFVNDSMTKAIPYALKERKGETELAFTALVTGNLENLIPDKRVDEEDINRVFDMHLHVSLYDPIVFGVRTNGAHLAVVGRARDIANAKYSDWVRIRKPLEKLRPPSATELLLSNDGDQILEGCLTNFFVLSRKDDIEEDSEYAENELRKNKYGYSLELQTAPISDGVLPGVVREVVIEVCLKIGIPIREVAPSWSKRHLWEEAFITSMAKCAVLTG
- the LOC110916055 gene encoding uncharacterized protein LOC110916055 isoform X2, with amino-acid sequence MLLFVNGVVSPTAPPSPVTTLLQSYPGAYTTFRTQNSCLELVFYERHLQRLANSAKILFESCPKLLFQPEISSTSAYLQQMKSIEWESMIPSFVNDSMTKAIPYALKERKGETELAFTALVTGNLENLIPDKRVDEEDINRVFDMHLHVSLYDPIVFGVRTNGAHLAVVGRARDIANAKYSDWVRIRKPLEKLRPPSATELLLSNDGDQILEGCLTNFFVLSRKDDIEEDSEYAENELRKNKYGYSLELQTAPISDGVLPGVVREVVIEGHVNATFVLQGMFENWNPNTRSCPIVVQTSLVGRSVYYEYG
- the LOC110919391 gene encoding 60S ribosomal protein L4, with protein sequence AFTDVAGGRMFAPTRIWRRWHRKINVNQKRYAVISAIAASAVSSLVMARGHRIETMPELPLVVSDSAEGVEKTHAAKVLKQIGAYSDAEKAKDSVGIRPGKGKMRNRRYINRKGPLIVYGTEGAKLVKAFRNIPDVEIANVERLNLLKLAPGGHSSRFMIWTKSAFEKLDSIYGSVDKVSEKKRGYVLPRAKMENVDLARIINSDEAQSVVKPIKKEVKRVTMKKNPLKNLNTMLRLNPCAKTAKRMAVLAEDQRKKAKKEKLDNKRQPISKV